A genomic segment from Salvia splendens isolate huo1 chromosome 13, SspV2, whole genome shotgun sequence encodes:
- the LOC121760998 gene encoding PLASMODESMATA CALLOSE-BINDING PROTEIN 3-like: protein MAASSPLLLLLVLLAIAARSSATWCVCKQGVSDAVLQKTLDYACGSGADCNPTRQSGPCFSPNTVRAHCNYAVNSYFQRNRQVPLACDFSGTAAVVNSDPSTGGCAFPSTSSSSVIPTTTPKTPGTAIPTVTTANGGSPLVTTPTTGGVNNGLGTPGFNNNFNGGTIIVPKCILFYLLLILIIF from the exons ATGGCTGCTTCTTCTCCGCTTCTGCTTCTGCtagtgcttctcgcgattgctgcaCGCTCCA GTGCAACGTGGTGCGTGTGCAAACAGGGCGTGAGCGACGCGGTGTTGCAGAAAACGCTGGACTACGCGTGTGGATCCGGGGCGGACTGCAACCCGACCCGCCAAAGTGGCCCCTGTTTCAGCCCTAACACTGTTAGGGCACACTGCAACTACGCCGTCAACAGCTACTTCCAGAGGAACCGTCAGGTGCCTCTCGCTTGTGATTTCTCCGGCACTGCTGCCGTCGTCAATTCTGACCCTA GTACTGGTGGCTGTGCTTTTCCTTCCACTTCAAG taGCAGCGTCATTCCGACAACAACTCCTAAAACACCAGGTACCGCCATACCCACAGTCACAACGGCCAATGGCGGCTCGCCTCTCGTAACAACCCCTACAACGGGAGGGGTTAATAATGGTCTAGGAACACCAGGTTTCAACAATAACTTCAACGGTGGAACAATTATAGTTCCTAAATGCATCCTCTTCTACTTGCTCTTGATTTTAATTATCTTTTGA
- the LOC121762367 gene encoding flavonoid 3'-monooxygenase — protein MQIMSSLSLILFTAALGFLIHTILSRRRAANSPPLPPGPRPWPIVGNLPQLGPKPHQSMAALALVHGPLLHLKMGFAHVVVAASAGVAQQFLKAHDANFSSRPPNAGAKHVAYNYQDMVFAPYGPRWRLFRKISALHLFSAKALDDFRHVRQEEVGILCRALAGAGQTPVRLGQMLNVCATNAISRVMMGKRVVGHHVGGGDEKAEEFKAMVLELMVLGGVFNIGDFIPALERFDLQGVVAKMKKLHTRFDNFLTAIVDDHKIDDQNKGHVDLLSTLISLKDGEDSLTDTEIKALLLNLFAAGTDTTSSTVEWAIAELILHPDILSRAQHELDSVVGKNRFVTESDLSQLVYLQGVIKENFRLHPSTPLSLPRIAENSCDINGYHIPKGSTLLVNVWAISRDPEQWADPLEFRPDRFLPGGDKSNVDVKGNDFELIPFGAGRRICAGMSLGIRMVQLLAATMIHAFDFELADGLLPHKLNMEEAYGLTLQRTEPLIVHPKPRLAHHVYKA, from the exons ATGCAAATCATGAGCTCCCTATCCCTAATACTATTCACTGCGGCTCTAGGGTTTCTCATCCACACCATCCTCTCACGGCGGCGGGCGGCGAATTCTCCGCCGCTGCCGCCCGGACCGAGGCCGTGGCCGATCGTGGGGAACCTCCCGCAGCTGGGGCCGAAGCCGCACCAGTCGATGGCGGCGCTGGCGCTGGTCCACGGCCCCCTCCTGCACCTGAAGATGGGGTTCGCCCACGTGGTGGTGGCGGCCTCCGCCGGCGTGGCGCAGCAGTTCCTCAAGGCGCACGACGCCAACTTCTCGAGCCGCCCGCCGAACGCCGGCGCCAAGCACGTTGCTTATAATTACCAGGACATGGTGTTCGCGCCGTATGGGCCGCGGTGGAGGCTGTTTAGGAAGATCTCGGCGCTCCACCTCTTCTCCGCCAAGGCCCTCGACGACTTCCGCCATGTTAGACAG GAAGAAGTGGGGATTCTCTGCCGCGCCCTAGCGGGTGCAGGGCAAACGCCGGTGCGCCTGGGGCAGATGCTGAACGTGTGCGCCACGAACGCGATATCGCGCGTGATGATGGGGAAGCGGGTGGTCGGTCACCACGTCGGCGGCGGAGACGAGAAGGCGGAGGAGTTCAAGGCCATGGTGTTGGAGCTGATGGTGCTCGGCGGCGTCTTCAACATCGGCGACTTCATCCCGGCGCTGGAGAGATTCGATCTTCAAGGCGTCGTGGCGAAGATGAAGAAGTTGCACACACGCTTCGACAACTTCCTTACCGCGATCGTCGATGACCACAAGATCGACGACCAGAATAAAGGACACGTGGACTTGTTGAGCACGTTGATATCGCTCAAGGATGGCGAGGACAGTCTCACTGACACGGAGATTAAAGCATTACTTTTG AATTTATTTGCTGCTGGGACAGACACAACATCGAGCACGGTTGAGTGGGCTATTGCCGAACTCATACTTCATCCTGATATTCTGAGCAGAGCTCAGCACGAGCTCGACTCAGTTGTGGGTAAGAACCGGTTTGTGACCGAGTCAGACCTATCTCAACTCGTCTATCTTCAAGGTGTGATCAAGGAGAACTTTCGGCTCCACCCGTCCACGCCCCTCTCTCTTCCGAGAATCGCGGAGAATAGTTGCGACATAAATGGATACCACATCCCTAAGGGGTCTACACTTTTGGTCAATGTTTGGGCCATCTCTCGCGATCCGGAACAATGGGCCGATCCACTCGAGTTTCGGCCTGACCGGTTCCTGCCGGGTGGGGACAAGTCCAATGTCGATGTTAAGGGCAATGATTTCGAGCTGATACCGTTCGGGGCAGGCCGAAGAATTTGCGCGGGTATGAGCTTGGGAATAAGGATGGTCCAACTACTCGCTGCCACTATGATCCATGCGTTTGATTTTGAGTTGGCTGATGGGCTTTTGCCCCATAAACTCAATATGGAGGAAGCTTATGGGCTGACTTTGCAACGGACCGAGCCTTTGATAGTGCATCCCAAGCCCAGATTGGCCCATCATGTTTACAAAGCCTAA